CCCGCCAGATTGACTGATAACCGAAAAACATGAACGATCTGGAACGACGCATCCTAGCCGCCCAAGGCTATGTCGAATTGGGTCTTCATGAAGAGGCCCAGGCAGAATTGATCCGTCTCCCCCCTTCTGCAGCGGAGCGGGTGGATGTCATCGAACTCAGCGTGCTCTGCCGCATGGGGGACCGCCAGTGGGCGGAGGCTCTGGCTCTGACGCAAAAGTTGTGCGCCCTGGAGCCCGAAGAACCCGGAGGCTATATCCACGCCGCCTATTGCCTGCATGAGCTGGGGCGCACCACGGAGGCACTGGACCTGCTGGCACGCGGCCCTGCGGCCCTGCGAACTAAACCCGTGTATTACTACAATCTGGGCTGCTACCTGGCCTGTCTGGGCGAAGATGAAAAAGCGCTGAATTTACTGAGGCAATCTTTTGAAATGGATGGCAGTCTGCGGAGCCATGCGCGCAAGGATCCCGACCTGGATCGACTGCGCACGCAGTTAGATAAATCCTAAAAATGCACGCCATCACGCCCACAGCCAAAGTCGCCATCACGGAATGGTTCGAAGAAAACTTCCGCACACGAGGAGAACTGGGAGCCTCCGTTTCCATCTGGCAACATGGCGTGGAAGTGCTGGCACTGGCGCAGGGATTTTGTGACCGCCAAAGCACCCAGCCCTGGGATGCACGAACGCTGGCCCCCGTCTTTTCTTCCACGAAAGCCCCCGCAGCAGTATGCTGCCTGATGGCACTGGAGGAGGCTGGACTGCCACTGGACTGTGCCGTGTCTGAGGTCTGGCCCGAATTCGTTGGCGGAGGAAAAGGGGCGATGCAGTTTGCCCATTTACTCTCGCACACCGCAGGGCTGTGTGCGCTGGATGAACGCGTGCCCATCTTTAA
This window of the Prosthecobacter dejongeii genome carries:
- a CDS encoding TPR end-of-group domain-containing protein; protein product: MNDLERRILAAQGYVELGLHEEAQAELIRLPPSAAERVDVIELSVLCRMGDRQWAEALALTQKLCALEPEEPGGYIHAAYCLHELGRTTEALDLLARGPAALRTKPVYYYNLGCYLACLGEDEKALNLLRQSFEMDGSLRSHARKDPDLDRLRTQLDKS